The Bacteroidota bacterium sequence AATCATGATTTCCAGTCATAAGGGATATTATTACTAAAGTTTTCATTTCTTCCTTTCCTATTTTTTCGATACAAAGTTCAGGAATTAGTTATAATGAGGGTATAAAGAATAATATGAAGGGCATAAAGATTTTATAAAGATAAGTTATTTACAGATAACCTTCTTATTTAGTGTGTATTAACTTTATCGCTGGAAGATAAGAATTATTATTTTTTTGCCATCATTATCACGGGTATTTTGTAGCCTTAAAATATGGATGAAATTTTAGATGAAATTTATGAATTTGGTCAATCGATTAATCAGAAAATTTGTCATTATTTTATTTTGATAATAAGATTTAATTAATTTTTCTACTTTTGAAAAATTTGATATTGTTCTCTTTTGTATTTAGTAACTAACTGTATGAGAAAGCATTACATAGTATTCTTCTTCCTTTTTCTTTCGATAAGTACAAAGTCATTTTGCAGCTCTTCGGTTCAGTATCTGGGAATTGAACATGGACTTTCCAATAATGCGGTAACCTCTATCTTTCAGGATAGTCACGGATTCATGTGGTTTGGTACCTTTGATGGGCTTAACCGTTATGATGGCAACAAATTTAAAATATTCAGAAATCAACTAAATAATTCCACCTCTCTTTCAAGCAACAGGATTACTGCAATAGGTGAAGATGAGGCCGGTAATATTTGGGTGGGGACTAAACAGGGTGGCGTTATATACAGCAATTATACTTCCTTATTCTCACCTTTATATTTCCTGCCCTATAAAGATAAAGCGGCTCAAAAGTTGAAATGGCCCGTTAATTGTTTTGCAAAGGGTAAAAAAGGTAATTTCTTTATCGGAACGGCGGGGAACGGGTTGTTGTTGCATACCCTAAATGGCGCAACCAAACAAGTTCCTTTCTATACCTACAGCCATGTCGTCATTTCAGATTATCATGTACAGTCTATTCGTAAAGACAGGTTGAACAAATTGTGGATGTTTATCCAGGGTGAGGGAATCGCTTATTATGATGATAAATCCGGATTTGTATTGCCCTATAATGGCCAGATTAAAACTGCAAATTGTCTTCAACCTGATTTAAAAGGTAATTTATGGCTGGGAAACAATGATGGGCTTTATAAATTTAATATACAACAGAGAAAATTTACATTTTACAAAGACCGTTCCGGTTCATCTTCAGGAAAGCAGATTGTCGATATGTGCCTGAATAGGGCCGGTGAATTATGGATTGCTACTGACGGAGGCGGAGTAGATATTTTAAACCTCAACAACAATCAGCTCAGGTATATGGTTGCCGGTGGAAATAAATATTCGTTGACCAGTTCGGCAGTTTATGCGGTTTATGAGGATAAAGATTCGAGAATGTGGATTGGTACCTTAAGAGGTGGGGTAAACATTATCGACCAAAAGAAGGACCGTTTTTCAACCATCTCAAGGGATCCCCTAAGCAAAAATACGTTGATTAGTAATTTTATATTGTCCTTTTGTGAAGAAAAATCAGGGAATATATGGATTGGAAGCGATGGGGATGGGCTGAGTTATTGGAATAAAAAATCAAACATTTACAAAAATTACACCCATCATCCGGGCAATAGCAGTTCATTGAGCAATAATAATGTAGTCAGGATTATTGAGGATAGCCAGGGACAAATTTGGCTGGCTACTTATGGCGGAGGAATTAATAAATTCAACCGGCAGACTAATTCTTTTGTCCGTTACCGTTGCCAGAATCCTGTATCAAATAGTGAAGATGCTGATGTCTGGAGTTTATATGAAGACAGCAAAAAGAATCTGTGGGCAGGCGCTTGCGCCGATGGCGGATTATATAAATTTAACAGAAGCAGTAATAAATTTGAGCTTTTTGACATTAGCCTTAAAAATATTCTGACTTTAAAGGAAGACAAAGAAGGTGTTTTGTGGGCAGGTAACTATTCCCAGTTGATTAAGGTCGACCGGAAAGACAAAAGGCATAAAATTTACAATATAAATTATGGCATCAGGGCTATATATGAAGATAATTATAAAAATTTCTGGGTTGGAACGGAAGGCGGAGGACTTTTAAAATTTGACCGGGAAACGGGTAGATTTTTGCGTTATGCAGATGATGAGGGATTGTGCAATAATTCGGTCTTAAATATTTTGGGGGACAAGGAAGGCAACTTGTGGCTCAGTACATTTTATGGACTTTCGAAATTCAATATTCGTAGTGGAAAGTTTAAAAATTATTATGAATCTGACGGTTTGCAAAGTAATCAGTTTAATTACAATGCTGCTTTGACCTTACGGGAGGGTCAATTCCTTTTTGGAGGAATTAAGGGCTTCAATATTTTCTATCCTGAAAAAATAACGCCGAATGTTTGTAATCCGAAAGTGATTCTTACCGGCCTGCGTATTGATAATGTACCTTTTGAAAAAAATAATTCTATTGCAAAAGGACAAAATATTTTTACTGTCAATAAGATTGTAATTCCTTATAATAAGGCAATTTTATCGGTCGATTTTGTGACCCCTGAATATACGGCCCCCGACAAAATAAAATACGCTTATTATCTCCAAGGTTGGGATAAACATTGGAATTATTCGGGAAGTATTGGGACGATTAATTATTCCCGGCTGCGGGAAGGCCATTATACTTTAAGGATTAAATCGACCAATGCCGAAGGCGTTTGGAATAATGGGGAAAGGATTATCTCTATTCGTATCCTTCCTCCCTGGTGGCGTTCCTGGTGGGCCTTTTTCTTTTACATATTAGCATTAACAGGATGTATCTACACTTTCGTTTCTTATAGGAAAGAACAGGCTGATGCAGAATATGAAATTAAACTGGCAAATTTAAAAGTAGAACAGGAGCGGGAATTAAGCGAGAAGAAAATCTCGTTTTTTACACATATTGCTCATGAGTTCAGGAGCCCGCTTACCTTAATCATTAATCCTGTTAAAGAGATATTATATAGCAAAGGGAAAATGATAGACAACGGCGAACTCTCGGTTGTGTACCGGAATTCAAAACGCTTGTTGAGTTTGGTCGACCAATTACTCCTTTTCAGCAAAACCGAAAGCAATGAGGACACCTTGAAAGTTGTTCGTTTGAATTTGGTCGATGTAAGCAAGGAAGTTTACTTATGCTTTTTACAACAGGCAAAAGATAAAAATATCCAGTATGATTTTATTAATGATTCAGATGTTCCTGAAATTTATGCAGACAGGGAAAAAATAGAAATTGTACTTTTTAATTTGATTACCAATGCCATCAAATATACCCCGGAAGGTGGCAAGGTTTCTCTAAGAATTACTCAGGATGAGGATTTGGTGATTATTAAGGTCTCGGATACCGGTTGTGGCATTCCTAAAGAGGTAGGTAATGATTTGTTTAACAGGTTTTACCGGGCTGAAGGCAACAATCAAAAAAGCGGATTCGGCATTGGCCTTTATCTTGTCAAGAAATTTGTAGAAGCGCATAAAGGATCCGTGACCTACACTTCCAAGGTAGGGGAAGGAACAGAATTCAAGGTTACCTTATTAAAAGGGAAAGCAAATTTTTCAATCGCAGATGTTTCAAATAAGGTCTTCCAATCATCCAAGCTGTTTGAAGAGATGATTGATCAGGACAATGTGAAAAAGTCTGATAATGGGTTGAACGAAAATGAAAATTCAAAGCTCAATAAGGAATTATTTAACAAGAAACCTGTTCTGTTGATTACAGATGACGATGATGATCTCAGGGGGTATATTAAGAAAATTTTCGAAAAGGAATTCATCGTTTATGAGGCAAATAATGGCGATGGTGCTTATAATCTTATAAAAAAGTATCAACCAGATATTGTGTTATGTGATGTAGTGATGGAAGGTATGAATGGAATCGAATTGTGCCATCGAATTAAAGAAGATCCTTCTTTAAATAATATTTCATTTATATTGCTTACTGCAAGCACTTCCGACGAACTGAAATTAAAGGGAATTGAGGAAGGGGCAGATGATTATATTACAAAACCCTTTGAGAAAGATATATTAATTGCCCGTGTATCGGGTTTATTAAAAACTCGGAACAATCTTCAACGGTATTTCTATAATGAAATTACTTTACAGGTTAATAATTTTCAGATCTCATCCGAGTACAGCGAATTTTTAAAAAAGTGCATTTCGATTATTGAAAACCATTTGGATGATACCGATTTTTCCATAAAGAAATTAGCCGAGGAAATTGGTATGAGCCATTCTTCTCTTTATAAAAAGATCAAAACTATTTCCGGACGTTCTGTAAATGAATTCATCAGGTTTATTAAGCTACGGAAAGTTGCAGAAATTTTAATTAGTACAGACTATAATGTAAATGAGGCTGCATTCAATGCCGGTTTTAGCGATGTCAAGTATTTCAGGGAACAGTTTCATTCTTTATTTGGGATGAATCCTTCGGAATACGTCAAAAAGTTCAGAAAACCCTTCAATAAAGGATCCATGATTGATCCTGAGGTAGTTAAATCATAACCTCAATCAGAAATTAATCGTAGGACTTGATAAGTCATACAATAAACAATTCTTTTCTGCTCTTTATTTCTCTGGAAAGCGTAGAAAAGAGTTTTTATGTCTATGTTGGAAGTTAAAGAGCATATAATCAAATAGTTAACCATTTTCTTAAACTTCCTGAATATTAATTTATCCCCCCTAAAAAGCGAAAATACCCCTCTTGCTTTTTGGTTTTGATCATTTCATTTGTAAAGGTAAAACAACTAAAATTTAATTCAACTGGTTTTTCAAACCCACAGAATCGACTAAGGAAATTGTGGGTTAAAAAGGCAGAAATCGTAATTAGACACTGCTTTAAATGGGTTTAAACAGGAAAGGATAGCAACAAAAATTTAAAAATTATTTTCACTGACTAACTTTTAAACAACAATTTGCCTATGGTACATACTCACAACATGTTTTCAAATCAAAAACGGCAGATACTTATTTCGTTTGCCGGCTTAAAATTTTGCCTGATGGACAAAGCAAATCCATTTAATCCATCTAAAATGTCTAACATTAAACATAAAAACTATGATTTTTATACGAAAAGGAAAAACGGGCGATTATAATTTCATTAGGAGGCTACTACTAATTATGAAATTAACGTTTCTGTTCTCTTTCGCAGGAGTGTTTACGCTTTTAGCAAGTTCGTATTCGAAAAGTGAAGGACTTGTATCAATAAAAAATCGTGTTCCTGTAGAGAACGTGAATTCTTTCTTTGCTGCTAAAATGACCGGATATTCAGTATTACTTCAGCAGCATAAAATTACGGGTACTCTTACTGATGCCGAGGGGAATCCCTTACCTGGCGTTAGTGTTGTTATTAAAGGTACCACCAAGGGAACCATGACCGATGATAATGGCCAATATTCATTAACTGTTGAAGACAAGGATGCAACAGTTGTATTTTCTATGATTGGATTTTCCAGTCAATCTATAAAAGTTGGAAATAAGACAAAGATTGATATCAAATTATTAGAAGAGGCTAAAAAATTATCTGAAGTTTTGGTTGTTGGTTATGGCGTTCAAAGAAAGGCCACTTTAACCGGTGCTGTCAGTGAGGTGGAAGGTAAAGACCTTGCCCAGACGCCGGTTGCAAATATATCCAGCATGTTAATTGGCCGTACTTCGGGTGTGAGTGGCGTTCAGGCCAGTGGAGAACCCGGACAAAATGAAGCCACCATTCATATTCGCGGTATCAGCACACTTAACGGCCAGGATCCTTTGATCGTAATTGACGGAATTCAGCAGCCTGCTGAGCAACCTTATGTTTTATTGAATGCAATGGATGCTCATGAAATTGAAAGCATCAGTGTCCTGAAAGACGCATCGGCAACAGCCGTTTATGGTATCCGGGGGGCTAATGGCGTAATCATAATTACGACCAAAAGGGGAAAATTAAATAAACCTTCCTTCAGCTTTACCGCCAATGAGGGTTTTACAAAAGCTGTTTCCCTGTTGCAAACTATTAATTCATATCAGTTCGGTTTACTCAGGAATGAAGCAATACAAAATGCCCAAACTTTTGGCGACCACAGCTATGATAATCTTTATTTTTCTGCTGACGAACTTTGGAAATTTCAGAATAACCGAGACTATACTCCCGCTGAAGTTGCTGGTATGAGCCTCACTGACGCTGAAAAGGCTGAATTGAATAACAGCCCTGCCCTTTATTATACCAGTCACAATTATTATAAGGACCAGTTTGACGGAATTGGCAAACAGAAACAATATAATCTCAACGTTTCGGGTGGAACTGAAAAAGTAAAATATTTTACTTCTCTGGGGTATTTTAATCAGCAAGGTATTTTGACCCATACCTCTTATGGCGGTTCCAATACCAATGCCGATTATAAACGTTATAATTTCCGTTCAAATTTTGATATAGATGTAATTAAAAATTTGCACATGAGTTTTAACCTTGCCGGTCAGTCTTCAGCTTCCACTTACCCGGGTGCCAACAATAGTGGAAACGATATCGGCAACAGATATCAAAATATTATTCAAAACATACTGGAAAGCAGTCCTTTTTCAGGCCCCGGTATTGTTGACGGGCATCTTGTTACCGGTTTCATAGGGGTAGGCGGTGATGCGACCAATCCTATAGGAAGTAAAGGTGGCGGAGGTGCAACTCCTTTAGCTCAATTACTTACAGCAGGAACTCGTACTTATTATGTGACCACACTTTCTGCAAATTTGTCCCTAAAACATTCGATGAATTATCTGACCAAAGGTTTAAGTGCCAAGGCTTCCTTCGCTTATGATGATAGCTATACTAAAGGATATGAAAAGATAAACAGTGTACCTCAGTATAGTGCTATGCGTAATCCTTCTAATCCTAATGAAATCATATTTATCGGAGGTTCTGAAAGCCCGACTTATACGGCAGACAATGTCGATAATTCATCCTGGAGAAAGATTTATCTGGAAGCATCCCTGAATTATGACCGGACTTTTGGCGGTCATACGGTCACCGGTCTTGTTCTTGGAAATGCCCAGAAATATACATCCAATGGAATGTCTTATAATACTCCTTCCGGTTTAATGGGCTTGGTTGGACGTGCTACCTATAATTTCAAAGAACGTTATCTGGCTGAAATTAACCTGGGTTATAATGGTACTGAACAGTTTGCCAAGAATAACCGTTTCGGATTTTTCCCTGCTTATTCTGCAGGCTGGATTGTTACCAATGAATCCTGGTTCCCCAAAAACAAATATGTGACTTTAATTAAGTTCCGGGCATCATACGGGGAAGTAGGTAATGATCAGTTGAACAGCAGACGTTATCTTTATCTGCCTAATACCTGGGCATACAGCGGTTATGGATATTATTTCGGAAACAGTAATGGTTCCAGTGTTAATCCTTATTATACTCCAGCTCAGGAAACCGCTCTGGGCAATCCCAATGTTACCTGGGAACGTGCAAGGAAAACCAACATTGCAGGCGATTTCAAATTTATAAATGACAAATTGTCTGTAACTACGGCTATTTTTAATGAAAAACGTGATAATATCCTGGTTACTCTAGGAACAATTCCTTGTACCTATGGAGTTTCTTCAGGAAATGTACCTCCGGCCAATGTCGGGAAAGTCAGCAACAAAGGATTTGAATTAGAAGCCGGCTGGAATGATGCGATTGGCAATTTCTCCTATTTCATTAAATCTAATTTCTCCTTTGCGAAGAATAAAATTGAATATGAAGCCGAAGCCCCCTATCCTTATCCCTGGATGAACGCTACGGGTTATTCAATTGGACAGTACAAAGGTTTAATTACGGATGGCTATTACAATAGTCAGGAAGAATTGGGCAACAGGCCTTATAATACTTTTGGTAACAATGCCAAATTGGGCGATTTGAAATTCAGGGATATTAACGGTGATGGAATAATTGATAACAAGGATATTGTTCCTATTGGTTATTCCAATGTGCCGGAAATAGCCTATAACTTTAATATTGGTTTTTCCTATAAAGGTTTTGATGTAAATGCACTGATTATTGGAACGGCTAAAGGTTCTTTCCCACAGAACGGATATATCCTGGGAACTCCCTTTGCGAAAAATGTAGGTGAAGTTTTACAATATGCCTATGATGGCCATTGGACAGCAGATAAATATGCCAAAGGAGAAAAAATCTCTTACCCTGAGATTTCTTTTAGTGGAGGCGCGCCCAATAATACTTTTAGTGATTTCTGGTTGAAATCAAATGATTTCCGTCGACTGAAAAATCTGGAAATTGGTTATACTTTTTCTAAACAGGCCGGATTTATCAAGCGTGCAGGAATTAACAGTTTCCGCCTGTATGTTAACGGGAACAATTTGATTACCTGGGGCTCCAAACTGGCTACAGGTATAGATCCGGAAATGGCTGATACGGGTAAAAACAACATGGGATATCTTTATCCGGTAACAAAAACCTTCAACATTGGGGCTAATATTACTTTTTAACTTGATTGAAAATGAAAGAAATAAGATATAAATCCTTGCTTGCAGTAACTTGTTTTATCATGTTATTGCTAAGTGCCTGTGAAAAGGACTTTTTACAGATGCCAATTTCCAGTTCTACGACGATTGACTCTGTCTTTTCAACTACTACCAAAGCCCAAAGTGCAATAGCTTCGGCTTATCAGAAAATTCTTTCACAAGGTTTGCCATATCAGGGCAACTGGAATGCAATGCTTAGTGCTAACTTATCCGGTGAATTGAATTATGGTTTCTCATGGACCATCTCAAGAAATATGATTATCAATGGTTACACAGCCTCCGGTAATTCTGAAGATATGGATGGGTTCAATACAAACTATACCATGCTCCGTCAGGCTTATCTGGTGAAAGAAAACATAGCCAAGGTACATGATATGTCAGATGCCGACAAATCTGTAGTACGAGCCGAGATGCAGGCATTGATCGCATATCGTTATACTCAGATGCTGATTGAATTTGGAGGCGTTCCCATAGTAACGAAAAGCCTTCTTCCTACTGATGATTTGGCTATTCCCAGAAATTCGGTAAAAGAGGTGCTTGATTCTATTGTCAATTGGTGCGATCAGTCGGTAAAAGTACTTCCTTCCAGTTGGCCGGCTACCTGGCATGGAAGAATGACAAAATCAGCCGCCCTGGCAATCAAGGCTAAGGCATTATTGTATGCAGCAAGGCCTTTGTTTAACTCGGCTACGCCTTACCTGGACTTTGGGAACCACAATAATTTAATTTGTCTTGGAAGTTATGATTCAAAAAGATGGGATGCAGCAGCTGCTGCTAATGATGCTGTGATTTCTGAAGCTGAGACCAATGGAGGTTTCCAGTTGATTAATACTGGTAATCCTTTGGATGATTACGGAACAGCAACTTCTACACCGGATAATGCGGAAGTGCTGCTTGCTTTTAAGTGCGATAATTCCTGGCAAATGAACATGTTTTATAATATGCACAACTGGCAGGCTTATGGAAATTTACTGACCACCAATTTTTTGGAAAATTATTATAAAAATGATGGTACAGATCAGGTTTGGCCGAATACGACTACTGTAACGAATTTTTCTGATTACGTAACCAAGATGAACCAGATGGAAGCCCGGTTTAAGGCTAGTTTCCAGGCCTGGCAAATTGATG is a genomic window containing:
- a CDS encoding RagB/SusD family nutrient uptake outer membrane protein, which encodes MKEIRYKSLLAVTCFIMLLLSACEKDFLQMPISSSTTIDSVFSTTTKAQSAIASAYQKILSQGLPYQGNWNAMLSANLSGELNYGFSWTISRNMIINGYTASGNSEDMDGFNTNYTMLRQAYLVKENIAKVHDMSDADKSVVRAEMQALIAYRYTQMLIEFGGVPIVTKSLLPTDDLAIPRNSVKEVLDSIVNWCDQSVKVLPSSWPATWHGRMTKSAALAIKAKALLYAARPLFNSATPYLDFGNHNNLICLGSYDSKRWDAAAAANDAVISEAETNGGFQLINTGNPLDDYGTATSTPDNAEVLLAFKCDNSWQMNMFYNMHNWQAYGNLLTTNFLENYYKNDGTDQVWPNTTTVTNFSDYVTKMNQMEARFKASFQAWQIDAWNNPGDNYWSAQKMFQWSCQGAAEVTKFYYKAGTRSWFEFPVFRLAAAYLGAAEAYNEMGGAQNTQLALTRLNKIHQRAGLPAITETDQTKLRALIQREWAVEFFDENYRLHDVKHWMLANIGNGIIGGPIRGFNYNNGKGSYVTNNVNYYDFVLYQGFWAPKEYLNPFPQSEINKGILIQNPGY
- a CDS encoding TonB-dependent receptor — protein: MKLTFLFSFAGVFTLLASSYSKSEGLVSIKNRVPVENVNSFFAAKMTGYSVLLQQHKITGTLTDAEGNPLPGVSVVIKGTTKGTMTDDNGQYSLTVEDKDATVVFSMIGFSSQSIKVGNKTKIDIKLLEEAKKLSEVLVVGYGVQRKATLTGAVSEVEGKDLAQTPVANISSMLIGRTSGVSGVQASGEPGQNEATIHIRGISTLNGQDPLIVIDGIQQPAEQPYVLLNAMDAHEIESISVLKDASATAVYGIRGANGVIIITTKRGKLNKPSFSFTANEGFTKAVSLLQTINSYQFGLLRNEAIQNAQTFGDHSYDNLYFSADELWKFQNNRDYTPAEVAGMSLTDAEKAELNNSPALYYTSHNYYKDQFDGIGKQKQYNLNVSGGTEKVKYFTSLGYFNQQGILTHTSYGGSNTNADYKRYNFRSNFDIDVIKNLHMSFNLAGQSSASTYPGANNSGNDIGNRYQNIIQNILESSPFSGPGIVDGHLVTGFIGVGGDATNPIGSKGGGGATPLAQLLTAGTRTYYVTTLSANLSLKHSMNYLTKGLSAKASFAYDDSYTKGYEKINSVPQYSAMRNPSNPNEIIFIGGSESPTYTADNVDNSSWRKIYLEASLNYDRTFGGHTVTGLVLGNAQKYTSNGMSYNTPSGLMGLVGRATYNFKERYLAEINLGYNGTEQFAKNNRFGFFPAYSAGWIVTNESWFPKNKYVTLIKFRASYGEVGNDQLNSRRYLYLPNTWAYSGYGYYFGNSNGSSVNPYYTPAQETALGNPNVTWERARKTNIAGDFKFINDKLSVTTAIFNEKRDNILVTLGTIPCTYGVSSGNVPPANVGKVSNKGFELEAGWNDAIGNFSYFIKSNFSFAKNKIEYEAEAPYPYPWMNATGYSIGQYKGLITDGYYNSQEELGNRPYNTFGNNAKLGDLKFRDINGDGIIDNKDIVPIGYSNVPEIAYNFNIGFSYKGFDVNALIIGTAKGSFPQNGYILGTPFAKNVGEVLQYAYDGHWTADKYAKGEKISYPEISFSGGAPNNTFSDFWLKSNDFRRLKNLEIGYTFSKQAGFIKRAGINSFRLYVNGNNLITWGSKLATGIDPEMADTGKNNMGYLYPVTKTFNIGANITF
- a CDS encoding two-component regulator propeller domain-containing protein; protein product: MRKHYIVFFFLFLSISTKSFCSSSVQYLGIEHGLSNNAVTSIFQDSHGFMWFGTFDGLNRYDGNKFKIFRNQLNNSTSLSSNRITAIGEDEAGNIWVGTKQGGVIYSNYTSLFSPLYFLPYKDKAAQKLKWPVNCFAKGKKGNFFIGTAGNGLLLHTLNGATKQVPFYTYSHVVISDYHVQSIRKDRLNKLWMFIQGEGIAYYDDKSGFVLPYNGQIKTANCLQPDLKGNLWLGNNDGLYKFNIQQRKFTFYKDRSGSSSGKQIVDMCLNRAGELWIATDGGGVDILNLNNNQLRYMVAGGNKYSLTSSAVYAVYEDKDSRMWIGTLRGGVNIIDQKKDRFSTISRDPLSKNTLISNFILSFCEEKSGNIWIGSDGDGLSYWNKKSNIYKNYTHHPGNSSSLSNNNVVRIIEDSQGQIWLATYGGGINKFNRQTNSFVRYRCQNPVSNSEDADVWSLYEDSKKNLWAGACADGGLYKFNRSSNKFELFDISLKNILTLKEDKEGVLWAGNYSQLIKVDRKDKRHKIYNINYGIRAIYEDNYKNFWVGTEGGGLLKFDRETGRFLRYADDEGLCNNSVLNILGDKEGNLWLSTFYGLSKFNIRSGKFKNYYESDGLQSNQFNYNAALTLREGQFLFGGIKGFNIFYPEKITPNVCNPKVILTGLRIDNVPFEKNNSIAKGQNIFTVNKIVIPYNKAILSVDFVTPEYTAPDKIKYAYYLQGWDKHWNYSGSIGTINYSRLREGHYTLRIKSTNAEGVWNNGERIISIRILPPWWRSWWAFFFYILALTGCIYTFVSYRKEQADAEYEIKLANLKVEQERELSEKKISFFTHIAHEFRSPLTLIINPVKEILYSKGKMIDNGELSVVYRNSKRLLSLVDQLLLFSKTESNEDTLKVVRLNLVDVSKEVYLCFLQQAKDKNIQYDFINDSDVPEIYADREKIEIVLFNLITNAIKYTPEGGKVSLRITQDEDLVIIKVSDTGCGIPKEVGNDLFNRFYRAEGNNQKSGFGIGLYLVKKFVEAHKGSVTYTSKVGEGTEFKVTLLKGKANFSIADVSNKVFQSSKLFEEMIDQDNVKKSDNGLNENENSKLNKELFNKKPVLLITDDDDDLRGYIKKIFEKEFIVYEANNGDGAYNLIKKYQPDIVLCDVVMEGMNGIELCHRIKEDPSLNNISFILLTASTSDELKLKGIEEGADDYITKPFEKDILIARVSGLLKTRNNLQRYFYNEITLQVNNFQISSEYSEFLKKCISIIENHLDDTDFSIKKLAEEIGMSHSSLYKKIKTISGRSVNEFIRFIKLRKVAEILISTDYNVNEAAFNAGFSDVKYFREQFHSLFGMNPSEYVKKFRKPFNKGSMIDPEVVKS